Below is a genomic region from Eremothecium sinecaudum strain ATCC 58844 chromosome V, complete sequence.
CGTAAGCTAAATTAACAATGGGTTAGGTTGTTTCCGTATTTAGAATGGGTGGCTTATGTGTAATACGTACGTTTCTTTACCAACAATCGGACCTGTAATTATCGGAGATGTGCAGACATAAAGTATACTGTCAAACTTTATAGGGTTTGATACTATCTAGTTCCAAAGAAACCACAAGGCAAAGGCAAACTTAGGCATAAACAGGGGCATCGAAGCTCTTAACAAAATTTAGGCAACCCATATACTATTACAAAGGTACTATGAGTATAATCGAGCCCACATAATGCTGTATAGGAAttaattaatatatatatatatatgtcTGTCTGTCTGCATTAGTATTCAGAACTCTCAATGGACACTGAAGTCTAATACCAAACAAAACACCAATCTTAAACAAAATTCACTATGTTCAAGAAAATTCAAAGAGTGTTGCCGTGTGTCACAGCAGAACAACCACTCCCATATAAACCAACCGCATTGCTAGATATTGCAGCTCCCAATCCGGATTTTGACCCTTCGGTCATCTACCAGAATCGTAGAAATTGCGGTGTTAACTTTGGCTCGTTGTTCGTTCTAGAAAAATGGATATTCGAATCACTATTTAACGACGACTCTAAAACTGAACTTGAGGCTGTCACCTTGCTCAACTCGAAAAACGGAACTAAAGGTGCCGCtgaaaagttgaagaagcaCTATGAAGACTACCTGGATCGTGTCGAATGGGACTGGTTGGTCGAGACTGGTGTGACTTCTATTAGGTTGCCGATCGGTTACTGGCACGTGAACAACGGTGCATTTGTTAGGGGCACGCTATTTGAGAAGGTTAAGAATGTCTACCAGCAGGCTATGCCTTGGGACTTTGTCAAGGCCTTGATAGAAGAGGCTTCGAAGCACAAGATCGGTGTCCTACTTGATATTCACGGTCTTCCCGGAGGAGCCAACGGCGAGGCTCACGGTGGAGAGGGGAAAGATCCTACTTTCTTCAGCACTTCGAAGTTTGTTGACTTGGTCTGTGACGAGATTATCCCATTTATGGTCATGGACACAGCACGCTTTTCCAATGTTGTCGGTATACAGTGTGTCAACGAGGCCGCCTTCAACTACGAGGCTGTGAACGAGAAGAAATACTACCAAAGAGCTCTACGTGCTATCAGGGAACACTCACAATACTTGCCTCTCGTGATTTCCGACGGCTGGTGGCCAGATCAATGGTCATACTGGCTAAGAGCTAACAATCTCGCTGCCGAAATCGTTATTGACAGCCACGTCTAC
It encodes:
- the MRX18 gene encoding 17-beta-hydroxysteroid dehydrogenase-like protein (Syntenic homolog of Ashbya gossypii ABL101C; Syntenic homolog of Saccharomyces cerevisiae YBR056W), whose amino-acid sequence is MFKKIQRVLPCVTAEQPLPYKPTALLDIAAPNPDFDPSVIYQNRRNCGVNFGSLFVLEKWIFESLFNDDSKTELEAVTLLNSKNGTKGAAEKLKKHYEDYLDRVEWDWLVETGVTSIRLPIGYWHVNNGAFVRGTLFEKVKNVYQQAMPWDFVKALIEEASKHKIGVLLDIHGLPGGANGEAHGGEGKDPTFFSTSKFVDLVCDEIIPFMVMDTARFSNVVGIQCVNEAAFNYEAVNEKKYYQRALRAIREHSQYLPLVISDGWWPDQWSYWLRANNLAAEIVIDSHVYRTFQDSDREKSAEEIIDDLKASIKLDPTTGDFMVGEFSCVLDEQTWSKSKGNRQELAKQFGQKQVSIFNKVATCGWYFWTYMFQHGDGGDWGFVPSVTSGAIPRRQRNAVKVDDKVIQGFIDEHNKYWDGKGGDKMEHWRFADALKGTVKDIQAFDRLDNSRIGRLHFWRQMRREQYIRAKGDSDYMWEWDQGFEKALAEFNK